The sequence below is a genomic window from Micromonospora aurantiaca ATCC 27029.
GGGTCTCCTCGGCCGGGGCCAGGGCCTCGACCTTGTCCTGCTGGGCGGCCTTGCGGGCGGCGGTCTTCTTGTTCGCCTTCGGCTCGGCGACCTGAAGCTCCTCCACCAGCTCGATGATCGCCATCGGAGCGGCGTCACCCTTGCGCGGACCGGTCTTCACGATCCGGGTGTAGCCACCGTTGCGGTTGGCGTACCGGGGCGCGATCTGGTCGAACAGGGCGTAGACCACGTCCTTGTCCTTGACGACGCCCAGCACGCGGCGGCGCGAGGCGAGGTCGCCACGCTTGGCCTTGGTGATGAGCTGCTCGGCCAGCGGACGCAGCCGCCGGGCCTTCGTCTCGGTGGTCTGGATCTTGCCGTGCTGGAACAGCGCGGTGGCCAGGTTGGCCAGCATCAGCCGCTCGTGCGCGGGGCTGCCGCCGAGGCGGGGGCCCTTGGTGGGCGTGGGCATGCTTGGTGCTCCTCAGGTGTGGCGGCAGCGCGGACTAGAGCTGCTCGGTCTCGCGGTAGTCGTCGGTGTCGTAGTCCGCCTCGCCGAAGGCGTCCACGACGTGCGCCGGGTCGAAGTTCGGAGCCGAGTCCTTCAGCCCCAGGCCCATCCCGGCGAGCTTCATCTTGACCTCGTCGATCGACTTCTGACCGAAGTTGCGGATGTCGAGGAGGTCGGCCTCGGTACGCCCGATGAGCTCACCAACGGAGTTGATGCCCTCGCGCTTGAGGCAGTTGTAGGAGCGGACGGTGAGGTCCAGCTCCTCGATCGGCAGGGCCAGGTCCGCCGCCAGCTGGGCGTCCTGCGGGGACGGCCCGATGTCGATGCCCTCGGCGGTCTCGTCCAGCTCCCGGGCCAGCCCGAACAGCTCCACCAGCGTCGAACCGGCCGAGGCCAGCGCGGTACGCGGGCCCATCGACGGCTTGGTCTCGACGTCGATGATGAGCCGGTCGAAGTCGGTCCGCTGCTCGACACGGGTCGCCTCGACCCGGTACGTCACCTTGAGCACCGGCGAGTAGATCGAGTCGACCGGGATCCGGCCGATCTCGGCGCCCGCCTGCTTGTTCTGCGCCGCGGTGACGTAGCCGCGACCCCGCTCGACGGTCAGCTCCATGTCGAGCCGGCCCTTGCCGTTGAGGGTGGCGAGCTTCAGGTCCGGGTTGTGCACCGAGACACCGGCCGGGGGCTGGATGTCACCGGCGGTCACGTCGCCCGGGCCCTGCTTGCGCAGGTACATGCTGACCGGCTCGTCGTGCTCGGAGCTGACGCACAGCTCCTTGATGTTCATGACGAGCTCGACCACGTCCTCCTTGACGCCGGGGATCGTGGTGAACTCGTGCAGCACACCGTCGATCTTGATCGAGGTGACCGCCGCACCCGGGATCGAGGACAGCAGCGTACGCCGCAGCGAGTTGCCCAGCGTGTAGCCGAAGCCGGGCTCCAGCGGCTCGATGGTGAACCGGGAGCGGGTCTCGTTGATCGACTCTTCGGAGAGAGACGGTCGCTGGCTGATGAGCATCTTTTCTCTTCTCTTCCGGGGCGCCCGCTATTTGACGCCCACGACACAACTGTTCCGGTGGCCCGCCCCGGAGGACGGGCCACCGCAACGAGCCCTTACTTGGAGTAGAGCTCGACGATCAGCTGCTCCTGGACCTGGGTGTCGATCACCTGGCGGGCCGGGAGCGAGTGCACGAGGATCTTCATCTGGCTCGGGATCGCCTCCAGCCACGCCGGAACGGTCCGCGAGCCGGCCTCACCCTGCGCCACGAGGAACGGGGTGAGCTCCTTGCTCTTGGCACGCACCTCGATGATGTCGTGCTCCTTGACGCGGTACGACGGGATGTCGACCTTCTTGCCGTTCACCGTGAAGTGGCCGTGCTTGACCAGCTGACGGGCCATGTCCCGGGACTTGGCGTAGCCGGCCCGGTAGACCACGTTGTCCAGCCGCGACTCGAGGATCTGCAGCAGGACCTCGCCGGTCTTGGCCTCCTTGCTCACGGCCTCTTCGTAGTAGCCGCGGAACTGCTTCTCCAGCACGCCGTAGACACGACGGGCCTTCTGCTTCTCACGGAGCTGGAGCAGGTACTCCGTCTCCTTCGTGCGGCCGCGGCCGTGCTGCCCGGGCGGGAACGGCCGGGACTCGAACGGGCACTTCGGACCATCGCACTTGCTGCCCTTGAGGAACAGCTTCATCTTCTCCCGCCGGCAACGGCGGCAGTCAGCACCGGTGTAACGAGCCATCTCTCTCTAACCTCTCAGACCCGGCGACGCTTCGGCGGACGGCACCCGTTGTGCGGCTGCGGCGTGACGTCGGAGATCTGCCCGACCTCGAGACCGACTGCCTGCAGCGAACGGATGGCGGTCTCCCGGCCGGAGCCGGGGCCCTTGACGAACACGTCGACCTTGCGCATGCCGTGCTCCATCGCGCGGCGCGCGGCGGCCTCGGCGGCGAGCTGCGCGGCGAACGGAGTCGACTTGCGGGAGCCCTTGAAGCCCACCTGGCCGGAGGAGGCCCAGGAGATGACCGCACCGGTCGGGTCCGTGATGGACACGATGGTGTTGTTGAAGGTGCTCTTGATGTGCGCCTGCCCGTGGGCGACGTTCTTGCGTTCCTTGCGCCGGACCTTCTTGACGGCGGCTCCGGCACGAGCCTTCGGTGGCATAAGTCTGTGCGCTCCTAGTTACTTCTTGCC
It includes:
- the rplQ gene encoding 50S ribosomal protein L17, whose amino-acid sequence is MPTPTKGPRLGGSPAHERLMLANLATALFQHGKIQTTETKARRLRPLAEQLITKAKRGDLASRRRVLGVVKDKDVVYALFDQIAPRYANRNGGYTRIVKTGPRKGDAAPMAIIELVEELQVAEPKANKKTAARKAAQQDKVEALAPAEETPRSSAGDQDAEAPVSASGDTAAAREDSDEATENDKA
- a CDS encoding DNA-directed RNA polymerase subunit alpha; the protein is MLISQRPSLSEESINETRSRFTIEPLEPGFGYTLGNSLRRTLLSSIPGAAVTSIKIDGVLHEFTTIPGVKEDVVELVMNIKELCVSSEHDEPVSMYLRKQGPGDVTAGDIQPPAGVSVHNPDLKLATLNGKGRLDMELTVERGRGYVTAAQNKQAGAEIGRIPVDSIYSPVLKVTYRVEATRVEQRTDFDRLIIDVETKPSMGPRTALASAGSTLVELFGLARELDETAEGIDIGPSPQDAQLAADLALPIEELDLTVRSYNCLKREGINSVGELIGRTEADLLDIRNFGQKSIDEVKMKLAGMGLGLKDSAPNFDPAHVVDAFGEADYDTDDYRETEQL
- the rpsD gene encoding 30S ribosomal protein S4; this translates as MARYTGADCRRCRREKMKLFLKGSKCDGPKCPFESRPFPPGQHGRGRTKETEYLLQLREKQKARRVYGVLEKQFRGYYEEAVSKEAKTGEVLLQILESRLDNVVYRAGYAKSRDMARQLVKHGHFTVNGKKVDIPSYRVKEHDIIEVRAKSKELTPFLVAQGEAGSRTVPAWLEAIPSQMKILVHSLPARQVIDTQVQEQLIVELYSK
- the rpsK gene encoding 30S ribosomal protein S11; the protein is MPPKARAGAAVKKVRRKERKNVAHGQAHIKSTFNNTIVSITDPTGAVISWASSGQVGFKGSRKSTPFAAQLAAEAAARRAMEHGMRKVDVFVKGPGSGRETAIRSLQAVGLEVGQISDVTPQPHNGCRPPKRRRV